The Brassica napus cultivar Da-Ae chromosome C1, Da-Ae, whole genome shotgun sequence DNA segment AGCACTTCGATAAATCCCCAAAGCAGCTTATGACTCTCATGTTGAACGAGTCTATGGTTTGTTCGACGAGAGTTAATCTCAATGGAGTTCCAGAGGTCACAAGCGAACTTAGCCTAGTTGACCCTCTTTATAGTAGTTTAATAGATCATGAGTTCGATATTTATGAAGTCTTTCACTGCGACGGCCGTGGTAACACTCGCTAGTAgctctttttcatttcttttttggttttgacTCTCTCATGCCTTGAATGTTTCATAGGTTTGAGATGTTATTCGTCATGAATTGTATTCGTGCAAATTTTTTCTCACTATAAGGTCTACACTCTTATCATGTAaacgttttattttaattgaaagccctttgttaaaaaaaaaatatcaattatcAATAGTTTATGATTAGTCACAGAAGAGGTAACGTTCCATTTATCGGATGAATCTTTTCACAGCTCCAATACATCCCTCGCATGACCTAGCCACTCAGAGAACAAAGGAATacaacagaaaacaaaaaaactaagttAGCGCAACCGTACAACAAAGTTTTTACAAGAACATTTATTAATAAGCATATCACATTGCTTTCGATCTAAAAGAGTTGTGTTCTGTATATTTTTCTCATATTGTAATTGCTTCTTCTttatattaaatacaaaatatttgaaaaaaaaaattgcttgcTTTAATTCATACTTGATTAATAAAAACTTTGAAAGTGATATcagtaatatatatgttttaccgCCGTCGCATTAGAGCATTATTATCAGGGTCTCTCAAGTGGGTTGTTTAAATTAATTGtgattagaaaaaataaaaaattacctaCTTATCATAAAGACGTCGCTTAGAGCACTTGCAATGGTCATGCCCACATTGGGATCCTTGGcaattgtttaatatatttttttttgtttttttttgtttgaacagTGAAGGATTCGAGTCCAAAAAGCTCGTCCAATGGTGATCCCGAAGACGGAGTCCTTAgcaagaaaatattattatttttttgtaaaaaaagtaaaattgaaaatttattaatttcataattaaaataaaaggtaCAAGGATTCAATTTAAAGATACAAGGATTAAAAGATACAAGGTTTAAATATAAAGATACtaattattaatcttcatcGCCAAATTTATTCCAAATGTTTTCGATCAAATCATTCTTCAATCGTTCATGAGTTTGCCTATCACGAAGATCATTTCGGTTGGGAAATATATTATTGAGAATTGTCGGGATTTCGTTTAGTGTAGGGTTTGCGTTTAGGACCTCCGAAGTTCTGGAAGATGCTCCTTCTTCAAATTCTGAAATATCGTACCGCATTGAATAACCATCTCGTTCATCttcaactatcatattgtgtagtatgatacatgctctcattatctttcTTATCTTCTCTTTGGCCATCGTACGAACCGGGTTTTTCACAATCGCAAAACgagcttgcaatactccaaaagcacgctcgacatcttttcggattGATTCTTGAACTTGAGCAAATAACTGTTGTTTAGGACTTTGAGGGAGTGTGATActttggataaatgttgaccattttggatatataccaTCTGTGAGGTAATATGCCAACTAATACATGTGGTTGTTGACCATGTACCTCACCCTGGGAGCTCGACCTTCTAAAAGGTCATCAAACAGAGGAGATCGATCGAGGACATTAagatcatttaaggtacctggaagACCAAAAATGTATGCcaaatccaaagatcttgtgaagctacGGCCTCTAAGACAATAGTCGGTTTTCCGTGGCGACGGGCGTACTGTCTTTTCCAAGCGGTTGGacaatttttccactcccagtGCATACAGTCAATGCTCCCGACCATCCCAGGAAACCCTCGTTTCTCTCCCATATCGAGTAGCCGTTGAAGATCCTCTGCTGTGGGTCGTCGCAGATACTCATCTCCGAATAACTGTATTATCCCATCAGTGAAATGATGTAAACAAGAAAGTGCAGTGctctcaccaagtcggagatattcgtcaaccGTGTCAACCGAATTTCCATAAGCAAGTAGACGAATTGCTGCCGTACATTTTTGTAGTGCAGTAAGACCCCACCTACCCGTTGCATCTTTTCTTTGCTGGAAGAATGGAAAGAATTGTTCAAGGCCATCGACAATACGTATGAATAATCCCTTATTCATGCGGAATCGGCGTCTGAAAGTTTGTATCGAATATATCGAATGGTCGTCGTTGAAGTAGTCATTGCTTAGCTGGTGCTGTCCTCCTTCGCGGTGTCGTTCAGTATAACTACGGGTCCTTTGCGGTATGGGTTCGGCCTCAACTATATCGTCGTAAATTTCGTCAATGAAATCTTCGATAATATCATCCAATCTCTCCTCGATTTCATCATTTTCATCAGACGAAGCATGTTGATGAGATGGATACAAAGGATTGAGAGAAGCAAGTAGCAGAAAAATATTACAATGGTTTTCGTTCCAAAATATTACAACGGTTTTGGTGATAAGGTTTTTGATGTTGAGGAGAAAGAGATACATATCCGACTACTTATACTACAAGAAGGGAAAACCCGTGACTTATGAGCAGGAACTACATGCCAAAATGCTCTCAGTACTCTAAATCCACCCGTGACAACTCCGCATTAGCTAAGGAACAAAAGAACTCCTATCCTCCCGTGACAACCTGCAACAACACGTTTAAAAAATGGTTAGTTTAGCTGTAACAACTAAGCAAGTTCACACATCACACAACAAGTACTAACTTTTCCTGCAAGTGACCTCAAACAACACACAGTATACATCATAACATTTCAGACATAAGCttcatttttagtgttgtttcgaTCTCAGACAATGGCTCTTTCTTGGCCAGCAAGCGATCAAGGAGTTTATTTCTAGACAGTTTTTCCTTAAGTTCCAAAACGCCTTGTAGCTTAGACAACTCCTCATCTCgaccactcttcttcttcttactggCACCTTTCGCAGCCTTTACCCCGACTGGTCTATCCTCATCTTCTCCAACAACATTTTCTTCTGCTCCGTCAAGATCCACCACTGGCCTCCGCTTTTCCTTTCCACCATCCTTAGCCATATAAGTGGAGGCCCATTTCTGCTCATGCCTGAGCTCTCTCCAGCAGTGATCGAGTGTGAACTTGGTATCGTACTTGGTGAAGAATATGTCGTAAGCAGCTTTGatcacatcatcatcattttggCCGCTTCTCTGCTCCCTCAGCGCATGGTTGTAGCAACCAGTGAATCTGGATACTTCATGATTGATCCTAGACCACCTCTGCTTACAAGAAGTAACCTCTCGCGGTACTTCCCCAACGAGCTGAGGGCTGGCGTTGTAGTAGTCTACAATACGCTTCCAGAAAGCAACAGCTCTCTGCTCGTTGCCTACGAGAGGGTCCTTACTGGTGTTAAGCCAAGCACCAATAAGGATCCTATCCTCTTTGGGTGAATATTTCCTTCTATCTGCAAAGGTCTTAACAGACTCCTCAGGGACTTGCCTACGAGACTGACCAGGGACTTGCCTACGAGACTGACCAGGGACTTGACTAGGACACTCAGGAGGGATTTGGCTAGAACACTCAGGAGGGATTTCGCTAAGAGAATCATCAGGAGCTTGAGACCCGAGCCAAAAAGGCTCGGGTGATTCAAGATCTACTGGCATTTGACTGTACAGCAGGTGTCTATAACCCGACATGGCTGTAAAAATGCTCTGTGTTACTCAAGTAGTTACACAGAGCCTTAAGTAATACATGTTCCAATTTATTATACAATAATAGCCTATCAAATCTGAGCGGTTAGGAAGATAGGAAGCAAACTAAAAGCAATTTAACCAAACACCATTCAAAATCAGTACCAAAATTAAATCCTATGTACTATAGCAATTTAAACGTAGAACCTTTAAAACCAATCAAATCACACGGGTTGGGAAGATATAAAGCAAATCAGTAGCATTTATTAATCTACAAtactatttgaattttttttttacggaaTATACATTGTCAAGTGATAGAAAAGAAAAGCAGAGTACCTTTACTTTTTTGGCCATTGGACAGGTGATAGAACACTCCCCCATTGAAGCCTTTGAAGCTACTCCTGCAAACAAGTAACATTAGGCAGTCAAATGTTTTAATACAAACGCATAAACTGAAAATGAAATCCAAATAAGTCGAGAACTTACCATGTAGAACCAAGATTACCAAACCTATGACCACTAGCAGGCACACCATTAGCTTAACTCGTGTGGTATCCTTTCTTGCGTCGTACACAGTCTTCTCTAGCAGCAGcagcttcttctctctctctgcaaCTGCTTCCTTAAGCCGTCTTATCTCCGTCTGAAAgtccctcatctcctccatgacCGCGTCATCCCACCACTTCCAGATGTGAGTGGCTCCATCAACGACATTGTTGCAGGTGAAATACCTACGGCCTGGATCTTTTTCCGTGTAGGCTGTAGCAACAACCGGCTCACTCCCACAGTAGCAGATCGTCGGGATGCCATCATCCCCCTCAGGTTGAGGTTGGTTCTGAAACGGCTCTCCATCATCGAAGCTACTCTGAGCTTCATCGGCGTACAACTGAGCTTCAGCGTCGAGAAGTGAGGTGATGTCGATGGACGTTGATGATGAGGATGGCTGGCTATAGCTATACCTTCCCATTTTCCTTAACCTGCAAAGAAAGAGACAAGCAAAAAGCAAAGATTAGGattgattttgaaaaacaataaGAAAGACGAACACCATTCGACACTAAATAGAGTCGCAACCCTAAATCGAATGGAAAAAATGCACAATTtacaaatccctaaatcgatcGAGACCCAAAAGGGTTTTCAAATCCGTAAATCGATCGAGACCCAAAAGGGTtttcaaatccctaaatcgatcGAGACCCAAAAGGGTTTTCAAATCCCAAAATCGTTCGAGACCCAAAAGGGTcttcaaatccctaaatcgatcGAAAACTAATCGAAACCTGATTTAAACGGAAAATAATCgattgaaacaaaacaaaatcgatTGAAACGAAAGCAAATcgattgaaaataaaaaatccccaaatcgcAGATTTTTTTCGAACCCTAATTTTGATACGAAACGATTCCAACTCTATTGAATATAAATGGAAACACTCTAGTTCgattaatatagaaaaaaacgCTTCTACTTACCTTGACGATCAGACGGAGTTGAATCGCGAAGGTGGGATCCGACAATCGCCCTATAGAGTtgagaggtttttttttttctttgctttcgTCGAAATGACGATTTTTTTCTCGCCAAGACCAAACACATTCGCGCCTCCGTCCAATCTATTTCCGCCACGTCGTCCACGGACCGGGTCCGTCAAGATGCCATTTAATCCGTCAAATGGGCTGGgtttatattagttaaaaatacaaaaagtgCAACGGACCGGACTGACGGATTCGTTGTCATGCCCCGTTACAAGTGCTCTTATTAGTtaggaggaggaagagacgTTGCTTAGGGGACACGCATCACACCTGGAAGTCTCctactctctttcttctctatctctctcccgTCTTGGTTTGGTGAAATCCGTGGGTTTGGAATCCAAATCGTCGTGATTGATCGTCGAGGACGAATCAGTGGGCGATTCCGTTAGCTATGGTGGGGTGGGTGATAGCGTTACACGGCGGCGCCGGAGCCATTCCGATCAATCTCCCTGACGAGCGACGTATCCCTCGCGAGACCGCCCTCCGTCACTGCCTCGATCTCGGCGTTCCGCCCTCAAATCCGGCAAACATCCACTTGACGTCACCGAACTCGTCGtacgcctctctctctctctctcagtcgGATCGTTTTGTGATTCGGTTATCATATAGTTTTGTAGCTATCGATGAGGAAACTGATTACTAGGAGACGAAATAGATAGTCAACGGTTTTAGTTTCTGAGTTATGGTGTACACTGCTTAATCTGAATCTGAAACTATCAGTTTTTTTCTAGGTTCTGGTTAAGCTTAATATTGAGttctcttttactttttctTGCACATGCATTCTTGCTTGTCTTGATGGGTATATGAACATAGCAATGGATCAGACAGAGGAGTATGTCAACGGCCAGCTCAAGAACAAATACGGTGATGCCTTGGCGCTTAGAGATGAGTACTTtgctgttgatgatgatgaagaagaagctgctGCGTTGGCGCTTAGAGATGATGAGATTCGATCACAAAGCATTTATAGCTCTCGGCTTTGTTGCGTTAAGAGCTGATGGAGAGAGGGAGCTTCTGTTCTTCAGACACCCAAGTGCTGATATGCTTCTTACGGAAGCTGAGCTTGACAAGAACTTAATCCAAAAGGTGAGATTTTGTCTCTCTTTTGATCTACATGTTCAATGTGAGGACTGAGTTACAGGTCATGTTCATAACAGTATGTAGTTAACTAAAAAGCTGATGCACCAATGTGTCTGAGAACTGATTGGTATTGATTTATTATGTACAGGTGAGATGACTTATGTAAATCTTCAACTAAACCCTGAgatgatgatcatcatcatcagcttgCCAAGAAACTAACAGCCGTTGACCTTGTTGCTATTGGTATGAGACAAATATCTAAACttttttctcatatattgtgtcaattgAATTGATCTTTTACTACCTTTGTTGAATTTTTGAAGGAGTTGGAACAACAATTGGAGCAGGAGTGTATATTCTAGTGGGAACAGTAGCTAGACAACACACAGGACCTGCTCTTGCTGTATCGTTCTTCATCGCTGGAGTAGCAGCTGCTCTCTCCGCTTGTTGCTATGCTGAGCTTGTTCTTATTGTCCATCTGCTGGCAGTGCTTATCATTATGCTTACATCTTCTTGGAGAAGGGTATGTACTAGAtaggattcttttttttttttactcaagttgatatttatatactttGAGTAAAACCCACGTGTCGTTACAGCTTACTAACCGAGTAGCAAACATCGAATCGTACACGTGTCATAGCGGCCACGAAACGGGAAGGTCCTTCTAGTTCCAACAACAGTAACGACGCAGCAAGCAGAGGTAATTATTGCTTCGTGTTTAATTGGAGCTATTTTCGATTCGAAACGAGATAGGTTTATCTGATTCGGTGTTTTATTATGAAGCAGATGCAAAGGAAAACAATGCGCTCTAAAACATTCAGTCACAGAATCAATTAAAGGTATGTTAAGATTTAGGGGTAAGCGCAAGAAAATGAAATTACCTCCAGCAGCATCCGCAAAGATTctgctgattttttttattatctattttCTGATTGTTCCTGCATCAGAGGCCTTTTAGTTTCTCAATCAACTGCTTGTGAATTTTGATATATGCTTTGGTTTTATTCCACTTGGAA contains these protein-coding regions:
- the LOC111203563 gene encoding uncharacterized protein LOC111203563, producing MYLFLLNIKNLITKTVVIFWNENHCNIFLLLASLNPLYPSHQHASSDENDEIEERLDDIIEDFIDEIYDDIVEAEPIPQRTRSYTERHREGGQHQLSNDYFNDDHSIYSIQTFRRRFRMNKGLFIRIVDGLEQFFPFFQQRKDATGRWGLTALQKCTAAIRLLAYGNSVDTVDEYLRLGESTALSCLHHFTDGIIQLFGDEYLRRPTAEDLQRLLDMGEKRGFPGMVGSIDCMHWEWKNCPTAWKRQYARRHGKPTIVLEAVASQDLWIWHTFLVFQVP